Proteins from a genomic interval of Paenibacillus sp. FSL R5-0623:
- a CDS encoding IucA/IucC family protein — MSTLMKRSSLQAAERRIMADLMNSFLSEQLLPLEDNPFIDFAAAPAPFRRLYKEYDSEEHNQNVDSRYRLHTQGVLCLVETGVRQGTQWVQGSPIYEEKTDGSWVLLDSPAEVGCAVLQKALSDEAYAQPGVAEFLASLDIAVEQYALGWEQVQYLSANVPASAYEWFIKGERVAALRDRPFHPSSKAKVRFKAEDVTRYAAEFGKAISLRWVAIRLDAVQQGCGDGLSILDVLDDVQRGAVEAEFAQKGITLDKYLPMPVHPWQLQHVILPRFTGEIEEGNIVVLDVEVGNVQATSSLRSMAPSTESTLMLKLPVSVLSLGAARYLPVVKLLNGLAGERMLRQAIACDETLKDKVYMCEEQNWWGFMPESMGLFDDHPRHLAAQIRVYPSELLDDDYKVIPMAALGVNLDGHHLLTEILGDNLSSTDVLNFYTSIATTFYDIVMRLFKVGVVPEIHGQNCCLVLRNNKVKGLLFRDHDSVRLHQPYLDKNGIADPAYHIRPGYSNSLYNETIQKLIFYVQSLGTQVNLAAIMEALSEVYHIPETKLWEITEQAWKEALQHVQLPESDRAALAHAIFESREWPVKLVVRPLLEADGVPGAMPSGKGIGWNPFYKG, encoded by the coding sequence ATGTCAACACTGATGAAACGTTCCAGTCTGCAAGCTGCTGAACGCCGGATTATGGCGGATCTGATGAATTCATTTTTGTCGGAGCAATTACTCCCACTGGAGGATAACCCATTCATTGATTTTGCCGCAGCACCTGCACCGTTCCGTCGATTGTACAAGGAATATGACAGCGAAGAGCACAATCAGAATGTAGATTCTCGCTATAGATTGCACACTCAAGGCGTGCTGTGTCTGGTTGAAACAGGAGTAAGACAGGGGACTCAATGGGTTCAGGGTTCACCGATCTACGAGGAGAAAACAGATGGAAGCTGGGTTCTCCTTGATTCTCCGGCAGAGGTTGGATGTGCCGTGTTACAGAAGGCTTTGTCGGATGAGGCCTATGCGCAGCCCGGAGTGGCGGAGTTCCTTGCTAGTCTGGACATTGCTGTGGAGCAGTATGCTTTGGGCTGGGAACAAGTCCAGTATCTGTCCGCTAACGTCCCGGCTTCTGCTTATGAATGGTTTATCAAGGGGGAGCGCGTTGCGGCATTGCGGGATCGTCCATTTCACCCATCGTCCAAAGCCAAAGTGAGATTCAAAGCAGAAGATGTAACACGCTATGCAGCTGAATTCGGGAAGGCGATTTCGCTGCGCTGGGTGGCTATACGGCTGGATGCCGTGCAGCAAGGTTGTGGAGATGGACTGTCCATTTTGGACGTGTTAGACGATGTTCAGCGCGGAGCAGTGGAAGCCGAGTTTGCCCAAAAAGGGATCACGTTGGACAAATATCTGCCGATGCCTGTTCATCCGTGGCAATTGCAGCATGTGATTCTGCCTCGCTTCACGGGAGAGATTGAAGAGGGCAACATTGTCGTATTGGATGTAGAAGTGGGCAACGTACAGGCAACATCCTCTCTGCGCTCGATGGCTCCATCAACTGAATCCACCCTAATGCTCAAGCTACCGGTTAGTGTGCTGTCTCTGGGGGCTGCTCGTTATCTTCCGGTAGTCAAACTGTTGAATGGTCTTGCTGGAGAACGGATGTTAAGACAGGCAATTGCCTGTGACGAGACGTTGAAGGACAAGGTGTATATGTGCGAAGAGCAGAACTGGTGGGGCTTCATGCCGGAATCCATGGGACTGTTCGATGATCACCCCCGGCATCTGGCTGCACAGATTCGTGTGTATCCCTCTGAGTTGTTGGATGATGATTACAAAGTCATTCCAATGGCTGCACTGGGTGTGAATCTGGATGGGCATCATCTATTGACGGAGATTCTGGGGGATAACCTGAGCAGCACGGATGTCCTCAACTTCTATACCAGTATAGCTACGACGTTTTATGACATCGTGATGCGTCTGTTCAAGGTGGGCGTTGTGCCTGAGATTCATGGTCAGAACTGCTGTCTGGTGTTACGGAATAATAAGGTAAAAGGTCTATTGTTCCGCGATCATGATTCGGTGCGTCTGCATCAGCCTTATCTGGACAAGAATGGCATTGCAGACCCTGCATACCATATTCGGCCGGGTTACTCGAACAGCCTGTATAACGAGACAATTCAGAAGCTGATCTTCTATGTGCAGTCGCTGGGGACGCAGGTGAATCTGGCTGCGATCATGGAGGCATTGAGCGAGGTGTATCACATCCCGGAAACGAAGTTATGGGAGATCACGGAGCAGGCTTGGAAGGAAGCGTTGCAACATGTGCAGCTTCCCGAATCTGATCGGGCCGCCCTCGCTCATGCGATATTCGAGAGCAGGGAGTGGCCCGTGAAGTTAGTTGTCCGTCCGCTGCTTGAAGCGGATGGGGTGCCTGGCGCGATGCCATCGGGCAAAGGCATAGGGTGGAACCCTTTTTACAAGGGATAG
- a CDS encoding glycoside hydrolase family 2 TIM barrel-domain containing protein: MNQKRLFNDGWQFAKSNLDVTEPAGLVYEPVELPHDWLIYNTLELYEDSIGWYRKTFHYTKDEQQLLLCFDGVYMDSSVYVNGQLVGEWKYGYSAFEHEITNALVEGDNEILVKVVHQSPNSRWYSGAGIYRHVWLKTRDRNHIVTDGIYVSINQQPNGWQVEVDTELNLEQNQQAELVHTILYEGQVVASTKANVAVSAGENAAASADSQQISVENPNLWSPDAPHLYELVTELRLTSDDQEHRTVESVSQRIGFRDIKLDANEGFHLNGVKMKLNGVCEHHDLGALGAAFNLTALRRRFVLLKEMGVNAIRTAHNMPAKEFMELADEMGMLVVSEAFDMWERAKTPYDYARFFPEWVHTDVKSWVKRDRNHASLIMWSIGNEIYDTHADERGQEVTRMLMDYVLEFDPKGNAGVTIGSNYMPWENAQKCADIVKLAGYNYAEKYYDKHHEEHPDWIIYGSETSSVVQSRGIYHFPFEQPILADDDEQCSALGNSTTSWGAKSAEYCILAERDTPYSLGQFLWTGFDYIGEPTPYHTKNSYFGQLDTATFPKDSYYIYQAAWTDYKKSPMVHLFPYWDFSPGQIIDVRVCSNAPKIELQLNGKTIGTYDIDHANGTQLSGWWKVPYEEGELKAIAYDENGQIIATDVQRSYTDAKKIRLKADREQLQASGTDLIFVEIDVEDEAGNPVHNANNRVQVQVTGAGRLLGLDNGDSTDYDPYKGLSRRLFSGKLMAIIGATNEPGTVRIEVSSEGLEGATAEFESLVVAAEHNEEKEVQPVFMNNEERPVLTGNAQEIPLRKIEIISKAGQLLDPSNPELVVTANLYPENTSYRDIEWAVVNDAGIESNIAKVEAVQAETGDNGEHQHAVKVSAIGDGEFRLRATSTNGTDKTKLISQLEFKAEGLGTAYKDPYGFITGGLYDYTKGEVGNGNERGVATSRDGETHVGFRNIDFGPYGSDTITIPIFTLSTEDYFIQIWEGMPDEEGSTMIADVVYDKESIWNVYQEETYQLSKRLSGITSICFVLKQKIHIKGFSFERQSRAFEQNAAASCDHLYGDTFKIEGDRVEGIGNNVSLEFENMDFTAEGTSKLVIYGHSPIDKNTIHIRFAGADGQSNQLVEFTQSSGYEERVFELEQVKGEQKVSFIFLPGSQFDFGWFRFEK; encoded by the coding sequence ATGAATCAGAAGAGACTTTTTAATGATGGATGGCAATTTGCGAAAAGTAACCTGGATGTTACGGAACCTGCGGGTCTGGTATATGAACCTGTGGAACTTCCCCATGATTGGCTGATATATAATACGCTTGAACTGTATGAGGACAGCATTGGGTGGTACCGTAAGACTTTCCATTACACGAAGGATGAGCAGCAGCTTTTGCTCTGTTTTGATGGCGTATACATGGATTCTTCGGTGTATGTGAACGGGCAGTTGGTTGGGGAGTGGAAGTATGGCTATTCTGCTTTTGAACATGAGATCACGAATGCACTGGTGGAAGGCGACAATGAAATACTTGTCAAAGTAGTGCATCAGAGCCCGAACAGCAGATGGTATTCCGGAGCCGGAATCTATCGCCATGTGTGGCTGAAGACGAGAGACCGCAACCATATTGTTACGGATGGAATCTATGTATCCATTAATCAGCAGCCGAATGGATGGCAGGTGGAAGTGGATACGGAGCTGAACCTGGAACAGAATCAGCAAGCAGAGCTGGTGCATACGATCTTGTATGAAGGTCAGGTGGTGGCATCGACGAAGGCGAATGTTGCGGTTTCGGCGGGTGAGAATGCGGCCGCATCGGCAGATAGCCAACAGATCAGTGTGGAGAATCCAAACCTGTGGAGCCCGGATGCACCGCATCTGTATGAACTGGTGACGGAGCTGCGATTGACCTCGGATGATCAGGAACATCGGACAGTGGAGTCGGTATCACAGCGCATTGGATTCAGGGATATTAAGCTGGATGCCAATGAAGGATTCCACCTGAACGGAGTCAAGATGAAGCTGAACGGCGTGTGTGAACACCATGATCTTGGGGCGCTGGGAGCGGCGTTTAACCTGACGGCACTGCGCAGAAGATTCGTTTTGCTCAAAGAAATGGGTGTTAACGCCATCCGCACCGCGCATAATATGCCTGCCAAAGAGTTCATGGAACTTGCGGATGAGATGGGTATGCTGGTTGTGTCTGAAGCCTTCGATATGTGGGAACGTGCCAAAACGCCATACGATTATGCGAGATTTTTCCCGGAGTGGGTGCATACCGATGTGAAGAGTTGGGTGAAGCGCGACCGTAATCATGCCAGTCTGATCATGTGGAGTATCGGGAATGAAATCTATGATACCCATGCGGATGAGCGTGGACAGGAAGTAACTCGGATGCTGATGGATTATGTGCTGGAGTTTGATCCAAAAGGTAATGCTGGCGTGACGATTGGTTCCAACTATATGCCATGGGAAAATGCACAAAAATGCGCAGATATCGTGAAGCTGGCAGGTTACAACTACGCGGAAAAATATTACGACAAACATCATGAAGAACATCCAGATTGGATCATCTATGGAAGTGAAACGTCTTCTGTGGTGCAGAGTCGTGGCATCTATCACTTCCCGTTCGAACAGCCGATTCTGGCAGATGATGATGAGCAGTGCTCGGCTTTGGGTAACAGTACGACGAGCTGGGGTGCGAAGTCGGCAGAATACTGCATTTTGGCAGAGCGGGATACGCCGTATTCACTGGGTCAGTTCCTGTGGACTGGATTCGATTATATCGGAGAACCGACACCGTATCATACGAAGAATTCGTATTTTGGACAACTGGATACAGCAACATTCCCGAAAGACTCCTATTACATCTACCAAGCGGCTTGGACGGATTATAAGAAAAGTCCGATGGTTCACCTGTTCCCTTATTGGGATTTCAGCCCGGGTCAGATCATTGATGTACGCGTGTGCAGCAACGCGCCGAAGATTGAGCTGCAACTCAATGGTAAAACCATTGGTACGTACGATATCGATCATGCCAATGGAACACAGCTGTCAGGCTGGTGGAAAGTGCCGTACGAAGAGGGCGAGCTGAAAGCGATCGCTTATGATGAGAACGGGCAGATCATTGCAACCGATGTGCAAAGATCCTATACGGATGCGAAGAAGATTCGTCTGAAAGCGGATCGGGAGCAGTTGCAAGCCAGTGGTACAGACCTCATTTTTGTAGAAATTGATGTAGAAGATGAAGCGGGTAATCCCGTGCACAATGCGAATAATCGCGTGCAAGTTCAGGTGACTGGTGCAGGACGATTGCTGGGTCTGGATAACGGGGACAGCACGGACTACGATCCATACAAAGGTTTGAGCAGAAGACTGTTCAGCGGCAAACTGATGGCCATTATCGGAGCGACGAATGAACCTGGAACGGTGCGGATTGAAGTTTCTTCCGAAGGGTTGGAAGGAGCTACGGCTGAATTTGAATCTCTAGTTGTGGCGGCTGAACATAATGAAGAGAAAGAAGTACAACCTGTCTTCATGAACAATGAAGAACGTCCGGTGCTCACGGGGAATGCTCAGGAGATTCCTTTGCGGAAAATTGAGATCATCAGTAAAGCAGGACAGTTGCTCGATCCATCTAACCCGGAGCTGGTCGTAACCGCCAACTTGTACCCGGAGAACACTTCCTACCGGGATATCGAGTGGGCTGTTGTGAATGATGCGGGGATCGAGTCCAACATTGCCAAAGTGGAAGCTGTTCAAGCAGAAACAGGCGACAACGGTGAGCATCAACATGCGGTGAAGGTATCGGCTATAGGTGACGGGGAGTTCCGGCTTCGCGCAACCAGTACCAACGGTACGGATAAAACGAAACTGATCTCCCAGCTGGAGTTCAAGGCGGAAGGTCTCGGCACAGCGTACAAAGATCCATACGGTTTCATCACGGGCGGACTGTACGATTACACTAAAGGTGAAGTTGGTAACGGCAACGAACGTGGGGTAGCCACAAGTCGGGATGGGGAAACCCACGTGGGCTTCCGCAATATTGACTTCGGGCCATACGGTTCCGATACGATTACCATTCCAATCTTTACGTTGTCCACGGAGGACTACTTCATTCAGATCTGGGAAGGTATGCCGGATGAAGAAGGAAGTACGATGATCGCGGATGTGGTGTATGACAAAGAGTCCATCTGGAATGTGTACCAGGAAGAGACCTACCAATTGTCCAAACGTCTTAGCGGAATTACGTCGATCTGTTTTGTGCTGAAGCAGAAGATTCATATTAAAGGGTTCTCCTTCGAACGTCAGAGTCGGGCCTTCGAGCAGAATGCGGCTGCATCCTGTGATCATCTCTATGGAGATACGTTTAAAATTGAGGGTGACCGTGTTGAAGGCATCGGAAACAATGTGTCACTGGAGTTTGAAAACATGGACTTTACGGCAGAAGGTACGTCGAAGCTTGTTATTTATGGTCATTCGCCGATTGATAAGAATACGATTCATATTCGCTTCGCAGGTGCGGACGGACAGAGCAATCAGTTGGTTGAATTCACGCAGTCAAGTGGATATGAGGAACGGGTGTTTGAGCTTGAGCAGGTGAAAGGTGAGCAGAAAGTAAGCTTTATCTTCCTGCCAGGCAGTCAGTTTGACTTCGGCTGGTTCCGATTCGAGAAGTAG
- the sstT gene encoding serine/threonine transporter SstT, producing MRTALTKWNRMSLIKRILLGIVLGVVLALIVPGATGIALFGSLFVSALKAVAPILVLLLVMAAISNHRKGVQTNMKRIIVLYVMSTFLAGLLAVAASFLFPVTLTLVSGVQELTPPDGIVEVLKSLLLKMVDNPVSALMNANYIGILAWALLLGVALKSSSDNTKNLITQFSEAVSKIVKWVIQFAPFGIMGLIFDSITTSGLSSLLGYGKLLSVLVGCMVFTALVVNPLIVYLNIRKNPYPLVLQCLRESGITAFFTRSSAANIPVNMRLCEKLGLDKDTYSVSIPLGATINMAGAAVTISVLSLAAVHTMGIQVDFGTALILSVLSAVAATGASGVAGGSLLLIPMACSLFGISNDIAMQVVGVGFIIGVLQDSFETSLNSSSDVLFTATAEYAKKRKEGKKTAVQL from the coding sequence ATGAGAACGGCATTAACGAAATGGAACCGAATGAGTCTTATTAAACGAATTTTACTAGGAATTGTCTTGGGGGTTGTCTTGGCCCTGATCGTGCCCGGTGCAACAGGAATTGCACTTTTTGGTTCCTTATTTGTCTCAGCATTAAAGGCGGTTGCTCCAATCTTAGTGTTACTTTTGGTGATGGCCGCTATATCCAACCATCGAAAAGGTGTTCAAACCAATATGAAAAGGATTATCGTCCTTTACGTTATGAGTACCTTTCTGGCTGGGCTGCTCGCGGTTGCGGCAAGTTTCCTATTTCCGGTTACATTGACTTTGGTATCGGGCGTGCAAGAGTTGACCCCACCTGATGGCATTGTCGAGGTCCTGAAGAGCTTACTATTGAAGATGGTTGATAATCCGGTAAGTGCACTGATGAACGCTAACTATATTGGTATTCTGGCTTGGGCCTTGCTGCTAGGTGTTGCTCTCAAAAGCTCGAGTGATAACACCAAAAACCTGATTACTCAATTCTCGGAAGCTGTATCGAAGATTGTGAAATGGGTAATCCAGTTTGCACCGTTCGGAATTATGGGTCTTATTTTTGACTCCATTACAACAAGCGGACTTTCGTCTTTGTTGGGATACGGCAAATTACTTTCCGTTCTTGTTGGATGTATGGTGTTTACGGCGCTTGTTGTCAATCCGCTCATCGTGTATCTGAACATTCGTAAGAACCCGTACCCCCTCGTCTTGCAGTGCTTAAGAGAGAGCGGGATCACAGCATTCTTTACACGAAGTTCTGCGGCGAACATTCCAGTCAATATGAGATTATGTGAAAAGTTAGGATTGGACAAGGATACGTATTCGGTATCCATCCCGTTGGGCGCTACGATTAATATGGCGGGAGCAGCCGTTACCATATCGGTCTTATCCCTTGCAGCTGTTCATACGATGGGTATTCAAGTGGATTTTGGAACAGCGCTGATTCTCAGCGTGTTATCCGCTGTCGCTGCTACAGGTGCCTCGGGCGTGGCAGGTGGCTCTCTTTTGCTTATTCCTATGGCATGCAGCTTGTTCGGCATATCGAATGATATTGCGATGCAAGTCGTTGGTGTTGGCTTCATCATCGGAGTGTTGCAAGACTCTTTTGAAACGTCACTGAATTCATCCTCGGATGTCTTGTTTACCGCTACAGCAGAATACGCTAAGAAACGTAAAGAAGGTAAGAAAACAGCAGTTCAACTCTAA
- a CDS encoding DUF4183 domain-containing protein, producing MRQHESETVSLPGTQGVAGAQGPAGSHGEPGQPGLPGAQGPACPQGEPGQPGVPGAQGPAGPQGEPGQPGVPGAQGPAGPQGEPGQLGVPGAQGPAGPQGEPGQPGAPGAQGPAGPQGEPGQPGAPGAQGPVGPQGEPGQPGVPGAQGPAGPQGEPGQPGVPGAQGPTGPPGEQGPPGTVPGIEIIPTANRYFYFPDTDLDLSTSVIIPATAFTNDDGGSITEFAGVGLTSFNNLFINGIVQQGNSYDVSAESLFFSSQNGVIFAGTPITIEIITMTANIING from the coding sequence TTGAGACAACATGAATCAGAGACGGTGAGTCTCCCTGGAACGCAAGGTGTAGCAGGTGCCCAAGGCCCCGCCGGATCTCACGGCGAGCCGGGTCAACCGGGGCTTCCGGGAGCGCAAGGCCCTGCATGTCCTCAAGGTGAGCCGGGTCAACCGGGGGTTCCCGGGGCGCAAGGTCCCGCAGGGCCTCAAGGTGAACCCGGTCAACCGGGAGTTCCGGGAGCGCAAGGCCCGGCTGGTCCTCAAGGTGAACCCGGTCAACTGGGAGTTCCGGGAGCGCAAGGCCCGGCTGGTCCTCAAGGTGAGCCCGGCCAACCGGGAGCTCCGGGAGCGCAAGGCCCGGCTGGTCCTCAAGGTGAGCCCGGCCAACCGGGAGCTCCGGGAGCACAGGGTCCCGTTGGTCCTCAGGGTGAGCCGGGTCAACCTGGAGTTCCCGGAGCGCAGGGTCCCGCAGGCCCTCAGGGTGAGCCAGGTCAACCGGGAGTTCCGGGAGCGCAAGGGCCAACGGGTCCCCCAGGTGAGCAAGGTCCGCCGGGTACCGTACCCGGAATTGAAATCATTCCTACGGCAAACCGGTACTTCTATTTTCCGGACACCGATCTGGATTTGTCGACCTCGGTTATAATTCCTGCCACAGCATTCACGAATGACGATGGCGGTAGCATAACCGAATTTGCCGGGGTTGGACTTACCAGTTTTAACAATCTATTTATCAACGGGATCGTCCAACAAGGAAACTCATACGATGTAAGTGCTGAGAGTTTGTTTTTTTCGTCTCAAAACGGTGTGATCTTTGCAGGGACACCTATCACTATAGAGATAATTACAATGACAGCCAATATAATAAATGGTTAA
- a CDS encoding DUF4183 domain-containing protein yields MPLVTPFQNSLRFAATIGDGTGTGATFAIAATAFTNDAGVAATALPGAFNYYNLYINGIMQTADTSSVTTTAITIPGGDALNEGIPVVVQFVVS; encoded by the coding sequence ATGCCACTTGTGACACCATTTCAGAACAGTTTGAGATTTGCTGCAACCATTGGTGATGGAACCGGGACTGGAGCAACGTTTGCGATTGCTGCGACAGCTTTTACAAATGATGCGGGTGTAGCTGCTACGGCACTACCAGGTGCATTCAATTATTACAATCTGTATATTAACGGTATTATGCAAACAGCAGATACTTCCTCCGTTACAACCACCGCGATTACGATTCCTGGTGGAGATGCACTGAATGAAGGGATTCCAGTTGTTGTACAATTCGTAGTGTCTTAA
- a CDS encoding WXG100 family type VII secretion target: MQRIQVHPDVLDEKARLVQQKKQELERMVWELEKSIYMLQSDWSGVTGERFFWDFMQVKEVFPTTLKRLNDIQEYFHNVAKNFRTTDGSGESVLRIPEELEPSFTVGLINKFIGETVTGMGQTAEAFFDNPFSTIGSVAYAMTVGKVVDVGRGIQFAWDTAWGTGTARSDIEQFVEEQKKQIDESGAGYYGGAMTGQALAYVLFGRAFRSKDDIGSGGGKPEKANGEPSKGSKISSSKEVEIINQRGESLGEFDEIDLNKGIFYEDKSAQGLNKVNPKTGLPAQTPQEFADKQIFTKTSNRIFALENATSTRTTVNGSQEIPTLDDIKGIKEFIFRLDGDTPELRQSVDNSIKKLKKEFPDYKFSANFGGD; the protein is encoded by the coding sequence ATGCAACGTATTCAGGTACATCCCGATGTGTTGGACGAGAAAGCTCGATTGGTCCAGCAGAAGAAACAGGAACTGGAGCGAATGGTCTGGGAACTGGAGAAATCCATCTATATGTTGCAATCCGATTGGTCGGGTGTGACCGGAGAGCGTTTCTTCTGGGATTTTATGCAGGTAAAAGAAGTGTTTCCGACTACATTGAAACGGTTGAATGATATTCAGGAGTATTTTCACAATGTAGCGAAAAATTTTAGGACAACTGATGGCTCAGGTGAATCTGTTTTGAGGATTCCAGAAGAACTGGAACCAAGCTTCACTGTTGGATTGATCAACAAATTCATCGGAGAAACAGTGACGGGAATGGGCCAGACAGCAGAAGCGTTCTTCGATAACCCGTTCAGTACAATAGGCAGTGTGGCATATGCCATGACCGTGGGCAAAGTTGTAGACGTTGGGCGTGGTATACAGTTTGCATGGGATACCGCCTGGGGCACGGGAACAGCGAGGTCTGATATAGAGCAATTTGTAGAAGAGCAGAAGAAACAGATCGATGAGAGTGGTGCAGGGTATTACGGTGGAGCGATGACAGGACAGGCCCTGGCGTATGTTTTGTTTGGCAGAGCTTTTCGTTCGAAGGACGACATTGGGTCGGGCGGAGGAAAGCCGGAGAAAGCTAATGGAGAGCCAAGTAAAGGCAGCAAGATTAGCAGTTCAAAAGAGGTTGAAATTATCAATCAAAGGGGCGAGTCCCTAGGAGAATTCGATGAAATTGATTTGAATAAAGGTATATTTTATGAAGATAAATCTGCTCAAGGTCTTAATAAGGTTAATCCCAAAACTGGGTTACCAGCACAGACCCCACAAGAATTCGCAGACAAACAGATCTTTACTAAAACAAGTAACCGTATTTTCGCTTTAGAGAACGCTACTTCAACAAGGACAACTGTTAATGGATCGCAGGAGATACCCACACTAGACGATATAAAGGGAATAAAAGAATTCATTTTTAGACTAGACGGTGATACACCTGAATTGAGACAATCTGTCGATAACAGCATAAAGAAATTAAAAAAAGAGTTCCCGGATTACAAATTTAGTGCAAATTTTGGAGGGGATTAA
- a CDS encoding RES family NAD+ phosphorylase — MIVCCENCFNYEPFKKHIQEKGIIDNCSFCTSQGVRTLDVQDSFFDENMFIFAHKFRANDSGFELERFFTKQIDLLSLALSPTAAKELIYKLFRESIGRELLDGKFSVKLEGDIINNWNTFKENIKHGNRFGFGIDANLKESLIEILQTNEMHLNGEETLFRARLGKAVNAHGSAPYEGDQIMNPPKHLASEGRINPKGIPYLYLAENLETAIAEVRPYKGKEVSVATVKIEDNIRISSFNNNTFYGKTLFKQYQLYSLTNIVNMELSKPVEEETKYFNYIPTQYVAELKNILNLKVWHTVVH, encoded by the coding sequence ATGATAGTTTGCTGTGAAAATTGTTTTAACTATGAACCCTTTAAAAAACATATTCAAGAAAAAGGGATAATTGATAACTGTTCATTTTGTACATCTCAAGGTGTTCGAACACTTGATGTTCAAGATAGCTTTTTTGATGAAAATATGTTCATTTTTGCTCATAAATTTAGAGCGAATGATTCAGGCTTTGAACTAGAAAGGTTTTTTACCAAACAAATCGACCTATTAAGTTTAGCTTTATCACCAACAGCTGCGAAAGAACTAATATACAAATTATTTCGCGAATCCATAGGTAGAGAATTGCTGGATGGGAAATTTAGCGTCAAGTTAGAGGGCGATATAATTAACAATTGGAATACCTTCAAAGAAAATATTAAACATGGTAATCGGTTTGGTTTCGGAATTGATGCTAACTTAAAGGAGTCTCTTATTGAAATACTCCAAACTAATGAAATGCATTTAAACGGAGAAGAAACCCTTTTTCGTGCGAGACTTGGTAAGGCAGTAAATGCGCATGGTAGTGCACCATATGAAGGCGACCAAATCATGAATCCTCCCAAACACTTGGCTTCTGAGGGAAGAATCAATCCAAAGGGGATCCCCTATCTATATTTAGCTGAAAACTTAGAAACTGCAATTGCAGAAGTAAGACCTTATAAAGGAAAAGAAGTTTCCGTTGCTACTGTGAAAATTGAAGATAATATCCGTATCTCTTCATTTAACAACAATACATTCTATGGCAAGACACTTTTTAAGCAATATCAGCTTTATTCATTAACTAATATAGTAAACATGGAACTCTCTAAGCCTGTAGAAGAAGAAACAAAATATTTTAATTATATACCTACTCAATATGTTGCTGAGTTAAAAAACATCTTAAATTTGAAGGTCTGGCATACGGTAGTGCATTAG
- a CDS encoding topoisomerase DNA-binding C4 zinc finger domain-containing protein, whose translation MKCSCGAVMVKHKNKNGVEFWGCSSYPTCRKTKAI comes from the coding sequence ATCAAATGTAGTTGTGGTGCTGTAATGGTTAAACATAAGAATAAAAATGGGGTGGAATTTTGGGGATGTAGCAGCTACCCTACTTGTAGAAAAACGAAAGCTATCTGA
- a CDS encoding helix-turn-helix transcriptional regulator: MEDRKILKLVGARIKVLRKDKGLSQEALGEKGGFHFTYIGQVERGEKNVSLINLGKIAEALDVNVSQLFAYVNDEIELTETDIMIQEIVDMLRDASLDNIQLSRNILKEILKSYRTN; encoded by the coding sequence TTGGAAGATAGAAAAATTTTAAAATTAGTCGGTGCACGAATTAAAGTTTTAAGGAAAGATAAGGGACTATCACAGGAGGCACTTGGAGAAAAAGGTGGATTCCATTTTACATACATTGGACAAGTTGAACGTGGAGAGAAGAACGTTTCTTTAATTAATCTTGGTAAAATTGCAGAGGCGTTGGATGTAAATGTTTCTCAACTTTTTGCTTATGTGAATGATGAAATTGAATTAACAGAGACGGATATCATGATTCAAGAAATAGTGGACATGTTGAGAGATGCATCTTTAGATAATATCCAATTATCTAGGAACATTCTAAAAGAGATACTAAAGAGTTACAGAACAAATTAG
- a CDS encoding nucleoside triphosphate pyrophosphohydrolase, whose amino-acid sequence MPTYNKLVRDKIRHIITSSGKESRTRILDPEEYKQELRTKLQEESDEYVKAASDQEALEELADMLEVIRALAEVHGANAGQLDKLRADKAEARGGFQQRVYLIDVDEA is encoded by the coding sequence ATGCCTACATACAACAAATTGGTGCGGGACAAGATTCGGCATATTATCACATCCAGCGGTAAGGAAAGCCGCACACGCATTCTGGACCCGGAGGAGTATAAGCAAGAGTTAAGAACGAAGCTGCAAGAAGAATCGGATGAGTATGTAAAAGCAGCAAGCGATCAGGAAGCGCTGGAAGAATTGGCAGACATGCTCGAAGTGATTCGGGCGCTGGCGGAGGTGCATGGTGCGAATGCGGGGCAGCTGGATAAGCTACGGGCAGACAAAGCCGAGGCGCGCGGTGGATTCCAGCAACGGGTGTATCTGATCGATGTCGACGAAGCTTAA